The Verrucomicrobiota bacterium genome includes a region encoding these proteins:
- a CDS encoding SgcJ/EcaC family oxidoreductase, which translates to MKATSLAVAVMAMACSVVAAGAAADNNSLPDARKIQQPAVQSSPEYQAAEDQFREYQQAYDRGDAKALASFYAEDVDYIDQDGAEVKGRGEMEKLFMENFRANPGAKITITVEELKSLTPDVQMNRGVATVTAANGTTESTRYAAVVVKKGDRWQICQLTQAAGPAPSAYSQLELLQWLIGNWENKDANQTIETKVAWAGDNNFLVRTFKLRGAEAGETDGWEIVGWDPDRQQVRSWIFDSNGGFGESSWAYDGGRWLIRASNVLPDGSRSTAENVLTKVDDNKFTWESQNRTLDGESQPSVPKIIVNRTTSNR; encoded by the coding sequence ATGAAAGCTACATCGTTAGCCGTGGCCGTTATGGCCATGGCATGCTCAGTCGTCGCTGCCGGCGCGGCAGCCGATAATAATTCGTTGCCGGACGCACGGAAAATACAGCAGCCGGCCGTTCAATCATCCCCAGAATATCAGGCGGCCGAGGATCAGTTCCGCGAGTACCAGCAAGCGTATGACCGCGGGGATGCGAAGGCCCTGGCAAGCTTTTACGCCGAGGATGTCGATTACATCGATCAAGACGGCGCGGAGGTAAAAGGACGCGGCGAGATGGAAAAACTGTTTATGGAGAACTTCCGGGCAAACCCGGGGGCTAAAATCACGATCACCGTCGAGGAACTGAAATCGCTGACACCGGATGTGCAGATGAATCGTGGGGTTGCAACCGTGACGGCAGCCAACGGTACAACCGAATCGACTCGCTACGCAGCCGTCGTGGTCAAGAAAGGTGATCGCTGGCAAATTTGCCAATTGACGCAGGCGGCGGGGCCGGCTCCGAGTGCATATTCCCAGCTGGAACTGCTTCAATGGCTAATCGGAAACTGGGAGAACAAAGACGCAAACCAAACGATAGAAACAAAGGTCGCATGGGCAGGAGATAATAACTTCCTGGTGCGCACCTTCAAACTCAGGGGTGCTGAGGCAGGCGAGACAGACGGCTGGGAGATTGTCGGGTGGGACCCGGACCGCCAGCAGGTTCGCTCCTGGATTTTTGATAGCAACGGCGGCTTCGGCGAATCGAGCTGGGCTTACGACGGTGGGCGTTGGTTGATCCGAGCCTCCAACGTGTTGCCGGACGGCAGCCGCTCCACGGCCGAAAACGTGCTCACCAAGGTCGACGATAACAAGTTCACCTGGGAATCGCAGAATCGTACGCTGGATGGCGAGTCGCAGCCCTCAGTGCCAAAGATCATTGTGAATCGCACCACCTCAAACCGATAA